A stretch of the Leishmania infantum JPCM5 genome chromosome 30 genome encodes the following:
- a CDS encoding putative nitrate reductase, which yields MGSKHPRSTTSAPAREEERQAHVDTEHHTEPPFFNTAAPEAAEMQVTVTPTTPPTSMEQEAMMLSGEEPSKLAVPQQQHLPRKFFTMAEVQQLISVNPGRTLVIIRDKVYDVTTFLASHPGGKSALRRNNGKDVTDAFFSMHSATAMRKLPDFLIGELAPSESTPAAAEETPTAALVPVRLRMADITKALSEDPNRIILIFFSDAYDVTPMRDKHPGGLSVLANNNGRECGDTFMRIHGLLAKKMVKQFYLGPVEGPARRRSPLRPAVAAEAESAAIPPAGPKTQSTRILEMERVNSTATIRYFTFSCPKPLHMIPGGHIKLYSNLHKEESRFYTPFKTGATSFTICMKHYPNGRTSGYFFDLKEGDEVFFDGPLPPSWHLNTDAAVQRAAPEERHVVLIAGGTGIVPLYSISSDALETQLSSVTFVCSVRTPDDLILATELRRLASRYSTALPIQKHTLRIVLLFSRASPQDISVEATSFASHVLCGGRLTAESFKGTEIRPAQAVVVCGPPTFNDAVAAAVLEAGICTATQVHRL from the coding sequence ATGGGCTCAAAGCACCCAAggagcaccacctccgcacctgcgcgcgaggaggagcggcaggcCCACGTCGACACAGAACATCACACCGAACCCCCTTTCTTcaacacagcagcgccggaggcggcagagatgcAGGTGACGGTAACTCCTaccacgccgccgacgtcgatGGAGCAGGAGGCTATGATGCTGTCGGGAGAGGAGCCGAGCAAGCTTGCGGttccacagcagcaacacctgCCCCGCAAGTTCTTCACGatggcggaggtgcagcagctgattTCCGTAAACCCAGGCCGCACGTTGGTGATCATTCGGGACAAAGTCTACGATGTGACCACTTTTCTCGCTTCTCACCCTGGCGGCAAgtccgcgctgcggcgcaacaATGGCAAAGACGTGACGGACGCCTTCTTTAGCATGCACAGTGCGACGGCAATGAGGAAGCTGCCTGATTTCTTGATTGGTGAGCTAGCGCCATCCGAGAGtacgcctgccgctgctgaagagACACCAACTGCTGCTCTCGTCCCTGTACGTTTGCGTATGGCCGACATCACGAAGGCTCTCAGCGAGGATCCGAACCGGATCATTCTTATTTTTTTCAGCGATGCCTACGACGTGACACCAATGCGCGACAAGCACCCTGGGGGCCTAAGCGTACTGGCGAACAACAACGGTCGCGAGTGCGGCGACACTTTTATGCGCATTCACGGCCTTCTGGCAAAGAAGATGGTGAAGCAGTTCTACCTGGGTCCAGTGGAGGGGCCGGCGCGGAGGAGGTCTCCGCTACGACCAGCGGTTGCAGCCGAGGCAGAATCCGCCGCCATCCCCCCTGCGGGACCCAAGACTCAGTCCACTCGCATTTTGGAGATGGAGCGCGTGAACTCGACCGCTACCATCCGGTACTTCACCTTTTCATGCCCCAAGCCACTCCACATGATTCCTGGCGGACACATCAAACTCTACAGCAATCTGCATAAGGAAGAGAGCCGCTTCTACACCCCATTCAAGACGGGCGCGACGAGCTTCACGATTTGCATGAAGCACTACCCCAATGGCCGCACGTCTGGGTACTTCTTCGACCTGAAAGAAGGAGATGAGGTCTTCTTTGAtggccctcttcctccctcctggCATCTCAACACCGATGCCGCTGtgcagcgcgctgcgccggagGAGCGGCACGTGGTGCTCATTGCTGGCGGAACCGGTATCGTACCTCTGTACTCCATCTCCTCTGACGCGCTCGAGACACAATTGTCCAGCGTCACCTTCGTCTGCTCCGTCCGCACACCAGACGATCTTATCTTGGCGACAGAGCTGCGTCGGCTTGCCAGCCGCTACtcaacggcgctgccgatTCAGAAGCACACGCTACGTATtgtgcttcttttttcccgCGCGTCACCGCAGGATATATCAGTGGAGGCCACATCCTTCGCTTCGCACGTGCTCTGTGGCGGGCGTCTCACGGCGGAGTCTTTCAAGGGTACAGAGATCCGCCCTGCGCAGGCGGTTGTTGTGTGCGGTCCTCCAACCTTCAACGATGCTGTGGCCGCAGCAGTGCTGGAGGCAGGCATCTGCACTGCCACACAGGTTCACCGCCTGTAG
- a CDS encoding putative ribosome biogenesis regulatory protein (RRS1): MSEYQLDVGLLTVTDVSTVSGPMRREEDLMSSCTNALKALLGEFVDLPTEVKKTKYESATTLVQLPQPVMQLPREKAPPKTKPLTAWQKFALKKGIDIHRKKANRVFDEDRQVWKDKWGKRAREDRDKYDWLREVKPGYMPAEDGGDPFLDDRRAKQARLEKQKKKEEHNKRRSEHLMQAQEEVKHLSAAARNLATASNGKFEKTKKFKKNTKRLA; encoded by the coding sequence ATGAGTGAGTATCAGCTAGATGTCGGTCTCTTGACAGTGACGGATGTGTCCACCGTGAGTGGGCCAATGCGCCGCGAAGAGGATCTCATGAGCTCATGCACAAATGCACTCAAGGCACTTCTCGGCGAGTTTGTCGATTTACCGACGGAGGTAAAGAAGACGAAGTACGAGAGTGCGACGACCTTAGtacagctgccgcagccggtgATGCAGCTGCCTCGCGAGAAGGCGCCGCCAAAGACGAAGCCGCTCACCGCATGGCAGAAGTTTGCGCTCAAGAAGGGTATCGACATTCACCGCAAGAAGGCGAACCGCGTCTTTGACGAGGATCGCCAGGTGTGGAAGGACAAGTGGGGCAAGCGTGCTCGCGAGGACCGCGACAAGTACGACTGGCTGCGCGAGGTGAAGCCTGGGTACATGCCTGCCGAGGATGGCGGCGACCCGTTCCTGGATGACCGCCGCGCGAAGCAGGCTCGCCTAGAAaagcagaagaagaaggaggAGCACAACAAGCGCCGCTCCGAGCACCTGAtgcaggcgcaggaggaggtgaagcacctttcggcagctgcgcgaaaCCTCGCCACGGCGTCCAACGGCAAGTTTGAAAAGACAAAGAAGTTTAAGAAGAACACAAAGCGTCTCGCTTGA
- a CDS encoding putative protein kinase: protein MHSRENVGYARPGGVDIDLPTEGSIPISRGCTASRRIVRSLKNPLACVMQLVPLDSGENSRPPHLLSRFNTASIPSEASVSEVRSELCSVAMEEQTEDSTSSFFDHRRLRHGGKVSSSMSRSRASRAGHEIRARMRRSFPSGSSREVEESFLSYSDDPSFYACDSDASSNSAETEGSSHSMSYTAISESVPSCSLTGLTENKYAATGWASRFRKPNVPPPHRESNSFGSIFGSGGIDPYNGASVNAHHQARDSAAADVAVGIAAEPRIAAAVPQRDPPVVVISPSTSSARVNTARTSHVAASTAAQSAPSASVARLCDGGLQFTADNSSAVQGTDRGSPLSNSIDQRPRVQSVKLLERVGRGTFGDVYRAQDLDSGNIIAVKEIIVPHDFTKDVEKQLTALESEIRVMRRLHHPHVVTYLGAVRENNSLRIFMEFVGGGTVGSKLESVGGLSEEKTRDYTAQLLEGLEYLHVSHILHRDLKGDNLFLTEDDQLKLGDFGQSKELADTLITRSVQGTPSFMSPEMIACSGYSFEADVWSVGCCVIQMLTGKPPFANLDNQMAVMFAIISSKIEDQIPACASEGAKDFIRMCTKTNIKDRWNASQLRRHPWLLGQGAPAAATASAAVTKAAGERREGAGHKPIAAHPPLKTKEPAHPNPHPGKPPRSILLDTAALAKAKGGDDMTKDPSSSSPGGYQYSLEDETGDHEAGGTTSSNLSSSKSETPSSKNAAATRHAGVPFSGSSPLSEGASMESRHRSPMALPEALPSGGRLDRTHESAHRATPGQGDSLVMVRQEGSGGSGARGRRKSPPEPAQRPQRPAHLHKERSPRHRALMTGSAAAVESSSKRRSNPSPVSRALNTPVHNRANLSTSPSKQRADLRPAGSSIYRVSGVANQPSRTTPNKTSSPGKKRQTTAVRATGHALKDDHKA, encoded by the coding sequence ATGCACTCTCGCGAAAATGTAGGCTACGCGCGGCCGGGCGGGGTTGACATTGACCTCCCCACAGAGGGCAGCATCCCCATCTCTCGTGGCTGTACCGCCTCCCGGCGTATCGTCAGGTCGCTCAAGAATCCGCTGGCGTGCGTGATGCAGCTGGTACCGCTGGACAGTGGCGAGAACAGTCGCCCACCTCATCTGCTTTCACGCTTCAACACGGCTAGCATCCCGAGTGAGGCTTCCGTGAGCGAGGTGCGCAGTGAGCTGTGCAGTGTTGCAATGGAGGAGCAGACAGAGGATTCGACATCGTCGTTCTTCGACCATCGACGCTTACGGCATGGTGGCAAAGTAAGCAGCTCCAtgagccgcagccgcgcatcACGGGCGGGGCACGAGATCCGTGCGCGTATGCGCCGCAGCTTTCCCAGCGGTAGCAGTcgcgaggtggaggagagtTTCCTCAGCTACAGCGATGACCCCTCTTTCTACGCGTGCGACTCCGACGCGTCTTCGAACTCTGCAGAAACGGAGGGCTCAAGTCACAGCATGTCCTACACAGCCATCTCGGAAAGTGTACCGAGCTGCAGCCTCACCGGCCTGACTGAGAATAAATACGCCGCCACTGGATGGGCGAGCCGTTTCCGCAAGCCCAACGTCCCACCTCCGCATAGGGAGTCGAACAGCTTTGGTAGCATCTTCGGCTCCGGCGGGATTGACCCATACAACGGTGCCAGCGTCAACGCACACCACCAGGCacgcgacagcgccgccgcggatgtAGCAGTGGGGATAGCGGCAGAGCCTCGCATAGCGGCTGCTGTTCCGCAGAGGGACCCGCCCGTGGTCGTTATCTCCCCTTCCACATCTAGTGCGCGGGTAAACACAGCTCGAACCTCGCATGTCGCTGCAtccacagcagcacagagCGCTCCAAGTGCCTCGGTGGCGCGGCTCTGTGACGGGGGATTACAGTTCACCGCCGACAACTCGTCTGCGGTCCAGGGTACGGATCGCGGCAGCCCTCTGAGTAACTCCATTGACCAGCGGCCACGCGTACAGAGTGTCAAACTGCTGGAACGTGTCGGACGTGGCACATTCGGCGATGTCTATAGGGCCCAGGACCTGGACAGCGGCAACATCATTGCCGTGAAGGAGATTATTGTGCCACACGACTTCACCAAGGACGTGGAGAAGCAGTTGACCGCTCTCGAGTCGGAGATTCGTGTCATGCGTCGACTGCACCATCCTCACGTTGTGACTTATCTCGGCGCTGTGCGCGAGAATAACTCCCTTCGCATTTTCATGGAGTTTGTAGGGGGTGGCACTGTGGGCAGCAAGCTGGAGAGCGTCGGCGGTCTCTCCGAGGAGAAGACGCGCGACTACACAGCCCAGCTGCTAGAGGGGCTCGAGTACCTGCACGTCTCGCACATCCTTCATCGCGACCTGAAGGGTGATAACCTTTTCCTCACAGAGGACGACCAGCTCAAGCTGGGCGACTTTGGGCAGAGCAAGGAGTTGGCGGACACCCTCATCACGCGGTCCGTGCAAGGTACTCCAAGCTTCATGTCACCCGAGATGATTGCCTGCTCTGGATACTCGTTTGAGGCAGATGTATGGTCGGTGGGGTGCTGCGTCATTCAAATGCTCACTGGCAAGCCGCCATTCGCGAACCTCGACAACCAGATGGCGGTGATGTTCGCCATCATCAGCTCCAAGATCGAGGATCAGATTCCGGCATGCGCCTCCGAAGGCGCGAAGGACTTTATTCGCATGTGCACCAAGACCAACATCAAGGATCGGTGGAACGCCTCGCAACTGCGTCGGCACCCTTGGCTCCTAGGACaaggcgctccagcagccgccacagcaTCCGCAGCAGTGACCAAGGCTGCCGGTgagcggagggagggcgcTGGTCACAAGCCCATCGCCGCGCACCCGCCGCTGAAGACTAAAGAGCCGGCGCACCCGAATCCACACCCTGGCAAGCCTCCTCGCTCCATTCTTTTAGACACCGCCGCCCTTGCGAAGGCgaagggcggcgacgacatGACGAAAGAtccgagcagcagcagccccggTGGGTATCAGTACTCACTCGAGGACGAGACGGGCGACCACGAGGCGGGCGGTACTACGAGTAGCAACCTTTCTTCCTCCAAAAGCGAGACGCCGAGCTCCAAaaacgcggcggcgaccaGGCATGCGGGCGTCCCTTTTTCGGGGTCGTCCCCACTCAGCGAAGGCGCGTCGATGGAAAGCCGTCACAGGTCACCTATGGCGTTACCGGAGGCTTTGCCAAGTGGAGGGAGGCTAGACCGCACGCACGAGAGTGCCCATAGGGCGACCCCGGGGCAGGGTGATTCGCTAGTGATGGTGAGACAAGAGGGTagtggtggcagcggtgcacggGGGCGGAGGAAGTCGCCACCggagccggcgcagcggccgcaacggcctgcgcacctgcacaaAGAGAGATCGCCACGCCACCGAGCGTTGATGACGGgaagcgccgcggctgtggaGTCTTCGTCGAAGAGACGATCGAACCCGAGCCCGGTGTCACGCGCTCTTAACACACCTGTTCATAACCGGGCCAACCTCAGCACTTCTCCCAGCAAACAGCGTGCCGATCTTCGACCGGCAGGCTCGTCGATCTACCGTGTCTCGGGCGTTGCCAACCAGCCGAGCCGCACCACACCGAACAAAACTTCTTCCCCCGGAAAGAAGCGCCAAACGACGGCGGTACGGGCAACTGGGCACGCACTGAAAGACGATCACAAGGCGTAG
- a CDS encoding putative histidyl-tRNA synthetase → MSSTASPNAALLAEINDLKVKLAEKEALLQPEGVVSKKSKKKSQANMIEKEPVQGCRDFPPEDMRVRRHLFGVFHDTARRFGFEEYDAPVLESEELYIRKAGEEITEQMFNFVTKGGHRVTLRPEMTPSLVRLQLAKGRSLLLPAKWYSIPQCWRYEAISRGRRREHYQWNMDIVGVKSVAAEVELVCAACAAMESLGLTAQDVGVKVNSRKLLQCALAGAGVPDSLFAPVCVIVDKMEKLPEEQIRAELKDLALDGQQADDIIKTLSLRSVDDFDKDLFDKNGALSELAEFFSQMQMYGYGDWIQFDASVVRGLAYYTGIVFEAFDRSGEFRAICGGGRYDNLFTLYGSPQPVSCVGFGFGDCVIVELLKKKKLINSLPHKVDDVVIPFNESQRGTALKVLKQLRDKGRSADIIMDSKKVAQTFSYADRIGADRAVLIAPDETEKGMARVKMLREGQRGEDDRGDPVPFEDL, encoded by the coding sequence ATGTCCTCGACGGCCTCGCCCAATGCCGCGCTTCTCGCGGAAATCAACGACCTGAAGGTGAAACTCGCcgagaaggaggcgctgctgcagccggaGGGGGTAGTATCGAAGAAGTCCAAGAAAAAGAGCCAAGCGAACATGATCGAGAAAGAGCCCGTGCAGGGCTGCCGCGACTTCCCTCCCGAGGACATGCGAGTGCGCAGGCACCTCTTCGGCGTCTTCCACGATACGGCCCGCAGATTCGGTTTCGAGGAGTATGACGCCCCAGTTCTAGAGTCGGAGGAGCTCTACATCCGCAAAGCGGGAGAGGAGATTACAGAACAAATGTTCAACTTTGTGACGAAGGGTGGCCACCGTGTCACACTGCGGCCTGAGATGACGCCGTCATTGGTGCGTTTGCAGCTCGCCAAGGGCCGCTCTCTGCTTCTGCCCGCCAAGTGGTACTCCATTCCGCAGTGCTGGCGCTACGAGGCCATCTCCCGCGGTCGTCGCCGTGAGCATTACCAGTGGAATATGGATATCGTCGGTGTGAAGAGCGTGGCCGCAGAGGTGGAGCTCGTGTGCGCCGCATGCGCGGCGATGGAGTCGCTCGGCCTCACCGCGCAGGACGTTGGCGTGAAGGTGAACTCGCGCAAGTTGCTGCAGTGTGCactcgccggcgctggcgtgccgGATTCTCTCTTTGCTCCAGTGTGCGTGATCGTCGACAAGATGGAGAAGCTGCCTGAGGAGCAAATCCGCGCGGAGTTAAAGGACCTGGCCCTGGATGGCCAGCAGGCGGACGACATCATCAAGACACTTAGTCTCAGGTCTGTCGACGACTTCGACAAGGACCTCTTTGACAAGAACGGCGCCCTCTCGGAGCTCGCAGAGTTCTTCTCGCAGATGCAGATGTACGGGTACGGCGACTGGATCCAGTTCGATGCGAGTGTCGTGCGTGGACTCGCCTACTACACCGGCATCGTTTTCGAAGCGTTTGACCGCAGTGGTGAGTTCCGCGCGatctgcggaggcggccgctACGACAACCTCTTCACTCTGTACGGCAGCCCGCAGCCTGTCTCGTGCGTCGGGTTCGGCTTCGGCGACTGTGTCATCGTTGAACTGCTGAAGAAGAAGAAGCTGATCAACTCGCTGCCGCATAAGGTGGATGATGTGGTGATTCCGTTCAATGAGTCTCAGCGAGGCACCGCCCTGAAGGTAttgaagcagctgcgtgacAAGGGCCGCAGTGCCGACATCATTATGGACTCCAAGAAGGTTGCTCAGACCTTCAGTTACGCGGATCGTATCGGCGCTGACCGTGCCGTGCTGATTGCGCCGGACGAAACGGAGAAGGGCATGGCGCGCGTGAAGATGCTGCGCGAGGGGCAGAGGGGTGAGGATGACCGCGGTGACCCTGTGCCCTTCGAAGACTTGTAG